The following proteins are encoded in a genomic region of Xenopus laevis strain J_2021 chromosome 3L, Xenopus_laevis_v10.1, whole genome shotgun sequence:
- the elk3.L gene encoding ELK3, ETS transcription factor L homeolog (The RefSeq protein has 1 substitution compared to this genomic sequence) yields MERSASLCCHENLSPQVQWVCMESAITLWQFLLQLLLDQKHEHLICWTSNDGEFKLLKAEEVAKLWGLRKNKTNMNYDKLSRALRYYYDKNIIKKVIGQKFVYKFVSFPEILKMDPHSVEVSRESVLLQDSDCKIPSDLREHHKQTLAALRSASRNEYIHSGLYSSFTINSLQNQTENYKFIKTENLQEHEEEEEKEEEEDEEEEVKPSIRNLVEETRTVIRFVTNKTDKQSVRPVVSLPATSESSAFLSSSFSNKGSSLKYPNVASVSSASTCSSRSPSLSPSLSYPSDQRSLFLEYSCHGADSVEPLNLSASSKSKLSKLSSCHPPKAKKPKGLEICSPPLLLSSSDIGSIALNSPALPSGSMTPAFFTAQTPNGLLLTPSPLLSSIHFWSSLSPVAPLSPARLQGPNTLFQFPSLLNGHLPMQLPGLDRASSPVLLSSNTQKS; encoded by the exons GTATGGAGAGTGCTATCACACTGTGGCAGTTCCTGTTGCAATTGCTACTCGACCAGAAACATGAGCATCTCATCTGCTGGACATCAAACGATGGGGAATTCAAGCTGCTCAAGGCTGAAGAGGTGGCCAAACTCTGGGGACTGAGGAAGAATAAAACTAACATGAACTATGACAAACTGAGTCGGGCCCTTCGATATTACTATGATAAG AACATCATCAAAAAGGTCATTGGACAGAAATTTGTGTACAAGTTTGTTTCCTTCCCGGAGATACTAAAGATGGATCCGCACTCGGTGGAAGTCAGCAGGGAGAGTGTATTGCTGCAGGACAGCGACTGCAAGATCCCGTCTGATCTCAGAGAACATCATAAACAAACACTGGCAGCGCTGAGAAGTGCCAGTCGGAATGAATATATCCACTCAGGCCTGTATTCCTCCTTCACTATTAACTCCCTGCAAAACCAGACAGAGAACTACAAGTTTATCAAAACAGAAAACTTACAGGAacatgaagaggaggaggaaaaggaagaagaggaggatgaggaggaggaggtcaAACCATCCATCAGGAACTTGGTGGAGGAAACCAGAACTGTTATAAGATTTGTTACAAACAAAACAGATAAGCAATCTGTCCGACCAGTGGTTTCCTTGCCAGCTACATCAGAATCATCAGCTTTCCTTTCCTCCTCTTTGTCTAATAAAGGTTCTTCTCTAAAGTACCCCAATGTAGCTAGTGTGTCCTCAGCATCTACTTGCTCTTCCCGTTCCCCATCCCTGTCCCCCAGTCTGTCCTACCCAAGTGACCAGAGAAGTCTGTTCCTTGAATACTCCTGTCATGGCGCAGATTCCGTGGAACCATTAAACCTCTCCGCTAGTTCCAAATCAAAACTATCAAAACTATCATCATGCCATCCACCCAAAGCCAAGAAGCCCAAAGGCCTAGAAATCTGCTCTCCGCCTCTGCTTCTCTCTAGCAGTGATATTGGATCCATTGCTCTCAATAGCCCAGCACTTCCGTCAGGATCCATGACCCCAGCATTTTTCACAGCTCAG aCACCAAATGGATTACTGTTAACCCCTAGTCCACTGTTGTCCAGCATTCACTTCTGGAGCAGTCTCAGTCCTGTCGCTCCATTAAGTCCTGCCAGGCTGCAAGGACCAAACACCTTGTTCCAG TTTCCCAGCCTGCTGAATGGTCATTTACCAATGCAGCTGCCAGGATTGGACAGAGCATCATCTCCAGTGCTTCTATCATCCAACACCCAAAAATCCTGA
- the elk3.L gene encoding ELK3, ETS transcription factor L homeolog isoform X1, translating into MESAITLWQFLLQLLLDQKHEHLICWTSNDGEFKLLKAEEVAKLWGLRKNKTNMNYDKLSRALRYYYDKNIIKKVIGQKFVYKFVSFPEILKMDPHSVEVSRESVLLQDSDCKIPSDLREHHKQTLAALRSASRNEYIHSGLYSSFTINSLQNQTENYKFIKTENLQEHEEEEEKEEEEDEEEEVKPSIRNLVEETRTVIRFVTNKTDKQSVRPVVSLPATSESSAFLSSSLSNKGSSLKYPNVASVSSASTCSSRSPSLSPSLSYPSDQRSLFLEYSCHGADSVEPLNLSASSKSKLSKLSSCHPPKAKKPKGLEICSPPLLLSSSDIGSIALNSPALPSGSMTPAFFTAQTPNGLLLTPSPLLSSIHFWSSLSPVAPLSPARLQGPNTLFQFPSLLNGHLPMQLPGLDRASSPVLLSSNTQKS; encoded by the exons ATGGAGAGTGCTATCACACTGTGGCAGTTCCTGTTGCAATTGCTACTCGACCAGAAACATGAGCATCTCATCTGCTGGACATCAAACGATGGGGAATTCAAGCTGCTCAAGGCTGAAGAGGTGGCCAAACTCTGGGGACTGAGGAAGAATAAAACTAACATGAACTATGACAAACTGAGTCGGGCCCTTCGATATTACTATGATAAG AACATCATCAAAAAGGTCATTGGACAGAAATTTGTGTACAAGTTTGTTTCCTTCCCGGAGATACTAAAGATGGATCCGCACTCGGTGGAAGTCAGCAGGGAGAGTGTATTGCTGCAGGACAGCGACTGCAAGATCCCGTCTGATCTCAGAGAACATCATAAACAAACACTGGCAGCGCTGAGAAGTGCCAGTCGGAATGAATATATCCACTCAGGCCTGTATTCCTCCTTCACTATTAACTCCCTGCAAAACCAGACAGAGAACTACAAGTTTATCAAAACAGAAAACTTACAGGAacatgaagaggaggaggaaaaggaagaagaggaggatgaggaggaggaggtcaAACCATCCATCAGGAACTTGGTGGAGGAAACCAGAACTGTTATAAGATTTGTTACAAACAAAACAGATAAGCAATCTGTCCGACCAGTGGTTTCCTTGCCAGCTACATCAGAATCATCAGCTTTCCTTTCCTCCTCTTTGTCTAATAAAGGTTCTTCTCTAAAGTACCCCAATGTAGCTAGTGTGTCCTCAGCATCTACTTGCTCTTCCCGTTCCCCATCCCTGTCCCCCAGTCTGTCCTACCCAAGTGACCAGAGAAGTCTGTTCCTTGAATACTCCTGTCATGGCGCAGATTCCGTGGAACCATTAAACCTCTCCGCTAGTTCCAAATCAAAACTATCAAAACTATCATCATGCCATCCACCCAAAGCCAAGAAGCCCAAAGGCCTAGAAATCTGCTCTCCGCCTCTGCTTCTCTCTAGCAGTGATATTGGATCCATTGCTCTCAATAGCCCAGCACTTCCGTCAGGATCCATGACCCCAGCATTTTTCACAGCTCAG aCACCAAATGGATTACTGTTAACCCCTAGTCCACTGTTGTCCAGCATTCACTTCTGGAGCAGTCTCAGTCCTGTCGCTCCATTAAGTCCTGCCAGGCTGCAAGGACCAAACACCTTGTTCCAG TTTCCCAGCCTGCTGAATGGTCATTTACCAATGCAGCTGCCAGGATTGGACAGAGCATCATCTCCAGTGCTTCTATCATCCAACACCCAAAAATCCTGA